A region of Gracilinanus agilis isolate LMUSP501 chromosome 3, AgileGrace, whole genome shotgun sequence DNA encodes the following proteins:
- the LOC123240006 gene encoding caltractin-like, protein MASNSQSGTWQRRKPKVKVELSEGQKHEIKETFNFFDVDGSGNIDLKELKAAVCALGFEPQKEEINNMMAEIDKEGLGTINFESFLTVITAKMREKDEKEQLLKAFKLFDDDNTGWITLKNIKKVAKELGENLSDDELQEMLDEADHSGNGKLNEREFLKIMKKNSLY, encoded by the coding sequence ATGGCATCTAATTCTCAATCAGGTACCTGGCAGCGGAGGAAGCCTAAAGTGAAAGTCGAATTGTCTGAGGGACAGAAACATGAAATTAAAGAGACCTTCAATTTCTTTGATGTTGATGGATCCGGAAATATTGACTTGAAAGAACTAAAGGCTGCAGTTTGTGCACTAGGGTTTGAGccacagaaagaagaaattaataacatGATGGCAGAGATTGACAAAGAAGGACTTGGCACCATTAATTTTGAAAGCTTTCTTACCGTGATCACTGCGAAGATGAgggaaaaggatgaaaaagaacAACTTTTGAAGGCTTTCAAGTTATTTGATGATGATAATACAGGATGGATCACCctcaaaaatattaagaaagttgccaaggaattgggagaaaatttATCAGATGATGAACTTCAGGAAATGCTGGATGAAGCTGATCATTCTGGCAATGGAAAATTGAATGAAAGAGAGTTTTTGaagataatgaagaaaaacagTCTTTATTAA